ATGGGCATCAACATGATGGGTAGTCTTTTCTCTTGGTTGTTTATCATTCAGGCAGTGATGATCGGTGTACTGTTTATTGGCGCGAATTACTACCTCTGGTCAGGCATGGGGCGCATTCAGGGGGCGGAGATCTACGCACGTTACCGTCCATACATGATTACTATTATCGTTATCTGTGTTGCAGTCTGGATGACACCGCGAACGCTCTCTAAAATCTCAACCGCCAGTGAATTGAGCGCAATGGGCGGGGCAAATCATCCGCACCTCGGATTGTTCGGTTTGATGACTGCCAAGAATACGGCTGTTAACATCATTATCCTCGCCACCTTTTTGAGTTTTTTGTTCTATCGGCGTTCAGGGAAAACACCAACCGCAAGTTGGCGAAAGGTGGGGAACATAGCGATTTCCTCTATCTTCTTTCTCGCAACTGTCTCAATTGTGGTTATTGGCATCGTCGGATTTACCGTTCCTACGGACTTACGCGTCAATGTCCTAACCCCGTATCAAGTACTGGTCGCGCTCGCTGTCATGGCAGTCGTCACTGTTGTTGATATCTTCATGTACCGCAAAGCCACAACATCCGGTGCTATCAATTGGGGCGAAATGACGGATCGATCACAGTACGTCTTAATCCTCATCGCTATTACGTTTACGTCCCTGATGGGACTCATGGGTTATGCGCGTTCAGGGCTCAGGGAGGCATGGCATATCTTCGGGGTCATGCAGGATACATCTCCGGATGCATTTACACCGCTTCTCAGCGAGGCTGTGAACATGGTAGCGATTATCATGGTAGCCTTCTTTGCACTTGTCGGGTTTATCTTCTGGCTCGGTTTGTGGGGTGAAAAGAAAAAGCAAGCCGCCGCTCCTGTAGAAGCGGAGGTCGCTATGGAGAGCGATGATTAGTTTGCAAGAATGAAGGCAGGACCGCTTTTATCCTTTTGGTATTGTTAAATATGGGGTGTGTCACTTCAACCCCGATGTACTTACATCAAAAACCCGCTCACAATGAAATGGAGAGCGGATTTAAGATTAGGAAGCGGTAGAACAAAGTGCGTAGCTCGTAATGGAATGGAGAGCGGATTTAAGAATGGCACGTTAAAGTCTAAACCCATGTCATTTGACCGCAAGGAAAATTAAAATAATGTCAAGAAATACGCTCATAAAAATCGCAAGTTTAATCTTAATGGTGGTGAGTTTCATCGCCTATATTGCTGGGGCATCTGCGTTCCCAATTGCCTCCGAGAATCTGCTGCCTTGGTCGGTCTGGTTTCTGATCGCGGTAGTTGTAAACATTGTCTTGTGGACCAGTGTTATGAGATTATTGACGTTCTCGCTTGCTGTGATATGGTTTTACGCCTTTGTCGCGGGCTTGGTACCGGAAAGTTCCACTGCGGTGAATTTAACCGAACTCGATTGGAGCGACCCTGAGGCTGTGGCTGAACAAGGTGCCTTGGTCTTTAATGGAAAAGGACAGTGTAGCGCATGCCATACCGTGGATACCTCCGCACCGCCAGGAAGGTGTCCCGACTTGACAGACATTGGCGTTAACGCTGCAACCCGTGTACCCGGCATGGATGCCAAAGCGTATTTGATTGAGTCTATGTATCAACCTGCGAATTACCTTGTACCTGGCTACGGCAAAATTATGCCAGAGGTATGGAAAGCACCGATCGCACTCTCCAAATTAGAGATTGAAGCGGTTATCGCTTACCTCCAGAGTCAAGGTGGCGAAATTGATCCAACGCCGTTTGATGAACCGATAGACAGGGCAGATGTAGCGACAGCCGCTGCAGCACTCCCACCTTTACTTACCGGTGACTCAGAACTCGGTAAAAAGGTTTTTGTGGATGCCGCGTGTATCTCATGCCATGCTGTGACAGGGATAGAGAGTCCAGCAGCAGGCGAGACCAATGAAGATTTTGAAGTCGTTACTGCACCAGATCTCTCTGAAATCGCAGCCTTTAATGACATGCGGTATCTTGAGGAGTCAGTCCTTGTACCCGGTGCCCAAATTGTGAGTGGATACGGGGCTGTTACTGTGCGTGCCAAAGGAACAACTTTCCAAGGAACACTCGTCTCGCAAGACGAAGAGAAAATTGTCGTCCGAACCAAAACAGCGGATGGCGTGGAAGAAGAGCACACTATCTTATTAAGCGAACTTGATGACGAGCCGATTGAGGAACTCACAGATCTGGAAGCGAAAGGTTATCTTACATTAACACTAACGCCTGCAGATGCGAATGCGCCCGTAACTGGGCAATTGGTCTCGGAAACTGATGAAGTCGTAACACTTAAGGTTGGCGACGAGGCGCGAACGCTCTCTAAAACAGATGTGAAGAGCCTGATGACCGTTGTCACTTTTGATGGCGATGAAATTGTTGGCGAATATGTGTCAGGAACAATGGATGATGATGAGATCGTCTTAATCGTTGATGGGAGTGAAGAGATATTTGATACGTTTGATCTTGAGGAAGCTACCCTTACCCGTGCGTCTGGCAAGAGACTCCATGTTACATCACCGATGCCTGAAAACTTTCCAATCATCTTATCGGTGGCAGATTTGACCAATCTACTCTCTTTCTTGAGCACACTTACTGGTGCAACAGCGGAAGCAGCACCAGAGGAGACGGGAGATACTCCCGCAGAATAACAGACAAAGAATAGTAAAAAAACAGAAACCTTAGCCTGTAATGTAATGGAAGGGTTTTTGCTTGGGGGTTTTCTCAGATATATGTCAGGGAATGTCAAACCCCGAATCTACCTGACCGAACCGCAAGGAAAATTAGAAAAATGAAAAGACCTTCCCTTTTCACAATATGTCTCATAATTCTGGTTGGTTCTTGGATCTTCCTGAAATTCGTCGTTGGCGGACTTATCTCAGTTCCTATACCCGGTAGCGTGATCGCTATGTATATGGGGCTGATAGTCATCGCTATTTTGGTACATATCTCCGTTGAGGACTCGCTATTTCGCGAGTTTCGCCGCCCTATCCTTGAAACGCTGGTGAATGACAAACGCCGTCTCCACCGCCGGGTTCTTGTGGTATTGATCCCGCTCCTCCTGCTCGGTTATACCTACTCGATTATCGCACAACGAGCGAATCCACCGGGAAGCCCGCGCGACGCACATCCATCGCCGCCGCTTGAATTGACCTACAAAGATGAGGTCATCGGCACGATGCAAGATGTCGTTAACCCCTTCCGGCACTATGAAAAAGATGATCCGGAGGCGTTCAAAGCACATGTTGAAAACGGTAGACGCGTCTATCATCAGAATTGCTTTTATTGCCACGGAGACCACTTAGATGGGCAGGGACATTTCGCAGCGTACCTCCAACCGCTTCCCGCTAATTTCCAAGACCCCGGAATTATTCCGAACTTCCAAGAGTCTTTCTTTTTTTGGCGAATAGCAAAGGGCGGACCGGGATTACCCGCAGCTGGCACCCCGTGGGATTCAGCGATGCCTATCTGGGAAGATCACTTGACAAAAGACGAAATTTGGGACGTTATCCTGTTTCTATCTGATTACACCGGTTATCAACCACGAACCTTTGGGGAGGCGCACTAATGAGAATCAGAACAGTTGCTCTCCTACTTATCCTGTTTGGAACGCTTGCTGTGTTTAGTTTTACATACGCGCAAAATGCACCGGAGGCTTCCGAAAAAGGAAAAGCGGTTTATGAAAATAGCTGCGCACACTGTCACGGCACCGAAGGCAGAGGCGACGGCTCCGCAGCTGAGAATCTGCTCCCAAAACCGAGGGATTTCACACGCGGTTTGTATAAAATCCGGTCTACAGAAACTGGAGAACTTCCAACAGATCAAGATCTGTTTGACATCATCACCGAAGGGATGCCCGGCTCGTCTATGCCAGGGTGGGAAACTGCCTTAAGTGCCAATGACCGCTGGGAATTGGTGGCATACATCAAAACCTTCTACGACGGCTTTAAGGAGGCTGAAGCACCGCCAAAGCAGATTAACCTGTCCGGGAAAGTCCCTGACTCTGAACAGAGTGTAGAAACCGGAAAAGCCCTTTATACCGAACTCGGTTGTATTGAATGCCACGGCAACATCGGAAGAGGGGATGGCACTTCGGCACCGGACCTGACCGACGAGTGGGGATTCCAGAGCTGGCCCGCAAATCTGACGCAGGGTTGGAATTTCCGCGGCGGTGCAGACACCGAAGACATCTTCAAACGCTTCATCGGTGGACTCGCCGGTTCTGCTATGCCAGCGTTTGAGGGCGATAGCTTCCCGGGCTTCGGATTGACAGCTGAAGAATCCAGTCGCATGATTGAATTAGATAACAAAGATGAAATGACAGAGGCAGAGGAAGAAGAATCCGCCCAGCTTTACGAGAAATACGATGCTGCTGTTGACATCGCTCTCAATCTGGCAGAAGGTACAGAACTGTCTGCAGAAGAAAAACAGATTTATGATGATGCGATGAAAGTCGTCTATGAAAAGAGTTGGCATTTAGCGAACTACGTTAAATCGCTTATGCCTGAGAAACGCCCTGAACCCGCGATCGGCAACAACGTACTCCGTTCACAATACGTTCAAGGTGAGTTGCCTGAAATGGATAATGCCGCATGGGAGACGCTTGAAGCAAGGTATTTCCCGCTCGTCGGGCAAATAGTCATTGAGCCGCGGCAGTTTAATCCAACGATTGATGCTGTGAACGTCAAATCGTTTTACAATGATACGGAGGTCGTTTTCCTTTTTACGTGGGATGACCGAACGCACACGACTGGTGACGAAACGGATGAGGCGACAGGGAAAACGCTTGAGGACGCATTGGCAGTCCAATTTCCCGTGAAGGTACCGCAAGGACCGACCGCCCCAAAGCCCTATTTCTTATGGGGGGGTAGACTGCCGGTCTATCTATGGCACTGGAAAGCCTCCGCACCTGAACAGGTGACCGAGCTTACCGCTAAAGGTATTAACAATGCAAAAGTGCAGGACGCACAGGGCGAATTACAAGCACAAGGCACCTATACAGACGGGCAATACAAATTATGGGTGAAACGCGCTTTGAAAACTGACGACAAAAAGGACTTGCAACTTGATCCCGGTGTCTTCGTGCCTATCGCTTTCTCAGCATGGGACGGCGCGAACGGTGATGTTGACACAAAACGGGTCATGACAAGTTGGTATACTTTTGTTCTTGAACCTGTACCGTCTTCAAAGCGGTTCATTTATCCGCCCTTAATCGCACTGCTCTCTGTTGGCTTCCTCTTCGGTTTACGGGCATTCGTCCAACGCAGAAATTCAGAAGAAGCCTAAGAATATGGAAATACCTGCTGGTAGGCGTGCTTTGGAAGCGCGCCGATTGGTGGTGTATCCTTAATTATAAAATCTACTATTTTCAGTTATCAGCACTCAGTTCAAAAGATACCTGAGTCGAATCGAAAGGTTCTTTAACTGAAAACTGATAACTGATAACTGATAACTATTAAAAAGGAGAAAAAAATGAAATCCTATTTGTTGGCAAGTCTCACGGTACTACTCGCCTGCTGCTTTGTGGGTAACGTCTTCGCTGACCACCACGGGGCAGGTGAAATGGAAATGTTGGTATTCCCTAAAGACTATAAAGCTATGGCAGTGAACAACGGCGGCACAATTAGTGGTGTTGTGAAGTTTGAAGGAGACATGCCTGAGAAAAAAGCACTGGAAATCACAAAGGACGAGAAGGTTTGTGGTGCTGACGAAAAGTTTGATGAATCACTGGTCGTCGGTGAAGGCAACGCTTTAAAAAATACAATTGTCTATCTAATCGACATTTCAGAAGGTAAAGATTTTGACAAAGACGCCAAAGTGGAGATTGACCAGAAGGGTTGCAAATTTACACCACATATCCAGATCGTTCCTATAGGCACACGCCTAACAATGCTGAATTCCGATAAGATTATGCACAATGTGCATATCTTCAGTAAGATCAACAAACCGGTTAACAAAGCGCAGCCAAAAGCCCGTCGGAAGATGCCGCTCAAGGCTGTCCAGAAGGCAGAGGGCCCCGTTGAAGTCAAATGCGACGTTCACGGGTGGATGTCTGCTTGGATTTCCTACGTACCACACCCTTATTTTGCTGTTACCAACGAAAAGGGTGAATTCACACTTGAAGATGTCCCCGCAGGCGACTATAAACTCGGCTATTGGCATGAGGCTTGTGGCACGAACAGCAAAGCACCTGTCGCTGTTACTGTGGAAGCTGGCGGTACCATCACGCAGGATTTCACACTGAAAATGAAGTAAGCGATCAGCGATCGGCAGTCAGCAAGAGGGCTCCCTTGTGGCAGACACAAAGGTTTCGCATACCATAACTACTGATAGCCGATTGTCGACAGTTTCCAACAGCCGAATTGAGGTGGAGAATCTCTCCCATGCCTATCAGCGACGGCAGGCACTTGACAATATAAGTTTTGATGTCTCATGCGGCGAGATTTTTGGACTTCTCGGACCGAACGGAAGTGGGAAAACGACCCTTTTTAGAATCCTGTCTACGTTGATGCCAGTAACTTCTGGCACTGTTCGTATCCTCGGACATGACTTAGCAACCGAGGTGAAAGCAATTCGGAGCCTTTTAGGGGTCGTTTTTCAACACCCAGGGTTAGATGTCAAACTGACCGTCGTTGAAAATTTACGACACCATGGTCATCTTTACGGACTTGCTGGTAGAACCCTGCGTTCCCGAATTTCGGAGCTCCTGGAGTGTTTTGGAGTCTCTGATAGATCAACAGAACGGGTTGAACTCCTATCCGGCGGTTTGCAGAGACGGGTTGAAATCGCAAAAGCCCTGCTCCATTCCCCGCGCGTTTTGCTCCTTGACGAACCGACGAGTGGGTTGGATGTAGCCACACGCCGACAACTCAATAACTATCTCGGTATGCTTGCACAGACAGAGAATATTTTGGTGCTGCTGACAACGCACCTGTTAGATGATGCTGAGGCATGCAATCGGGTTGGCATTTTGGATGTGGGGAAATTGGTTGCAATCGGGGAGCCTAATGAACTGAAAAATCAAGTCGGTGGTGATGTTATCCTTATAGAGAGCAGAGACAATGAAACTCTTGGTACCGCTATTATCGAGCGGTTCGGCGTTTCAGCCGTATCTACGGATAACCAACTGCGCGTTGAGTGTAAGCGCGGACATGAGTTCGCTCGAAATGTAGTTGCCGCTTTTCCAAATGCGATTCAATCTGTTCGGTTTGGGAAGCCGACACTGGAGGACGTATTCGTAAAGTTGACAGGGAACCCATTCGTGGAGAGGAAGGATACGGAAAATTAAAAATTTGCTACCGATTACAACGATTTGGTGGCGCGAAATCATCAGGTTTTATCGCCAACGGAGCCGACTCTTCAGTGCTATCGCGCAACCTTTGGTATTTTGGCTTCTCATTGGCAGCGGTTTGAGTGCCTCTTTTCAGCCCTCGGGGGCATCAGACGGACCCGGTTATATTGAATACTTTTATCCCGGTATCGTCGTTTTGGTCTTGCTTTTTACATCTATTTTCGCTACAATTTCTGTTGTCAATGATCGGCGCGAAGGCTTCTTGCAGGGGGTACTCGTCGCACCAGTACCAAGGTGGCGGATTGTCTTCGCACAGGCGTTAGGTGGAACAACGTTAGCACTCTTACAAGGTCTACTGCTATTGCTACTCGCACCAACGGTAGGCATTCGGTTCGGCGTAATCTCTCTCTTACTTTCGCTCGGTGTGATGGCACTTTTAGCGTTTGGTCTGACAAACCTCGGATTACTTATCGCGTGGCGGATGGATTCAACGCAAGGGTTTCATGCAATTATGAATCTCCTGCTAATCCCGATTTGGCTTCTCTCTGGCGCGTTTTTCCCGAGTACAGGTGTCCCTGGTTGGTTAGCATGGACAATGAAATTCAATCCACTCACGTATGGGCTTGCAGCTTTTCGACACAGCCTTTACCTTGATACCACCGCAAAAGCATTCGGAGAGGGACCGCCCTGGATCCTCTCGCTGCTGATTACCGGTCTGTTTTGTGTTTTGACGTACATAGGCGCAACCCTTACAGCGTCTGCAGAAACGAATTAGACTTGTTAAAAACGAAACTCTTACGCGCTTGTCCCTTTTCAATGGGCGAAGCGCATTATTAAGGAGGACTGGATGCTTCAATGGCTACCAGAGAACGTATCAACGTTCGGACAAGGCGTTGATAACCTCTTTCACGCTATTTATTGGATTACCCTCGTTGTGTTTATCCTTGTGATGGGCACGCTTATTGTTTTTCTAATTAAATATCGACATCAGGAAGGCAAAAAGGCGGACTACATTGAGGGGAGCACAACATTGGAAATCGTCTGGACAGTTGTTACAACGCTGATTGTCTTTATCCTCGCGATGTTTAGTTACCCGCAATGGAACAATATTAAGTCGCCGACACAATTTCCTGAGAATCCAGATGTTGTCGTCCAGGTCAGTGGAAAACAGTTTAACTGGGATATGACCTATCCCGGCCCCGATAACGAGTTCGGGACAGACGACGACCTTGAATTGGAAAACGAATTGCATGTCCCTGTCAACGCGGTCGTGCATATCCGTTTAACCTCTATAGATGTCATTCACAGTTTTTTTGTGCCACAGTTACGGCTCAAACAGGACGCATTGCCGAACCGATTTATCAATGTCTGGTTTGAGGCGACACAGGCAGGACGCTATGAGATTCCTTGCGCCGAACTCTGTGGATTCGGACACTCCGGGATGCTCGGTTACCTTAATGTGCATACACAAGCAGACTATGATGCCTGGGTACAAGAAAGATGGCCGCAATAGGCTTAAGGAGGACGGTAAATATGCACGATAACGAACATGCGTCACATGACCACGAAGAAAGTTTTATTCGTAAATACATCTTTTCGCTCGATCACAAGACAATCGGTAAGCAGTTCCTTATCTATGGACTGATTATGTTCTTTGTCGGGGGCGGACTTGCACTGCTCTTTAGATGGCAACTCGCCTATCCTGATCAACCGCTACCGATCATCGGTGCCTCTCAACAGTATCTTGACGAAGGTGAAGTTGTCACTGGGGCTGACAGGATGTGGGAACGTATCTATGAGTCTGATAAAGAGGAATGGCTTGAGACAAACATGCCGAGTGGGGTCATCACACCCGAATTCTACAACATGCTCTTTACGATGCATGCCACCATTATGGTGTTCTTCGTTGTTGTTCCTATCTTGGTGGGTGCCTTCGGGAACTTCCTGATTCCGTTGATGATCGGTACACGCGATATGGCGTTTCCGATTCTCAATATGCTCTCATTTTGGCTCGCGGTTCTCGCTGCAATTGTGATGGCGATCGGGTTTTTTGTACCCGGTGGACACGCTGCAGCCGGATGGACGGGCTACGCACCACTCTCTGCTGATCCACAGTGGACAGGCGTGGAGTGGGGACAGAACCTCTGGGCAATCAGTCTACTCATTCAAGGGTTCTCCTCTTTGGTAGGTTCTATTAACTACATCACCACGATTATCAATATGCGCGCACCGGGGATGACCTTCTTTCGCATGCCGTTAGTCATCTGGTCGCTTTTCATCGTCGCGATCCTCTTGCTACTCGCATTCCCTGTGTTGTCTTCCGCACTCGCACTTCTCATCTTTGATAGGCTGGCGGGCACAACATTCTTCTCTGCAACAGCGGAAGGTGGGGGTGACCCGCTCCTCTGGCAGCATCTCTTCTGGTTCTTTGGGCACCCAGAGGTCTATATCCTCATATTACCCGGCATGGGAATCGCTTCCGAACTGATTCCTGTCTTTTCACGGAAACCGGTCTTCGGATATCGGTCCATGGTCTACGCAATGATCGCCATCGCGTTTTTAGGTTGGATTGTCTGGGGGCACCACATGTTCCAAAGCGGTATGCGCTCCGAAATGGGTAACTTCTTCATGACAACAACCATGCTCATTGCGGTGCCTTCTGCCATTAAAACATTTAACTGGCTGGGGACAATGTTCCGCGGTTCAATCCGATTTACGACCCCGATGCTTCACGGTATCGCCTTCGTTTCAATGTTTGTCATTGGTGGACTTAGCGGTATCTACATGGCAAATACGCCAGTCGATATCTTCATCCACGATACTTACTACATTGTGGCGCATATTCACTATGTTGTGTTCGGCGGAAGTCTGTTCGCTATCTTTGGTGGCATCATCTTTTGGTTCCCAAAGATGTATGGCCGCTATATGAACGATGCACTCTCCAAAATTCACTTTTGGTTGACGTTTATCGCATTCAACTGCACATTCTTCCCGATGCATATTCTCGGTGTCGGCGGACACATGCGACGCATCTCCAACCCGCAGCAGTATGAATTCTTGATGGAACCAACAACGATTAAGTTTTTAATGTGGCAGTTTGAATTCCAAGGATTTATAGGTATGAACATCTTTATCACAATGAGTGCCTTTACCCTTGGGTTCGCACAACTGATACTCGTCTTTAACTACTTCTGGAGCATGTACAAAGGTAAAGTCGCTGAACAGAATCCGTGGCAGGTCAATACACTGGAGTGGGAAGCACCGACACCTGTGCCACACGGCAACTTCGGTCAAATTCCAACTGTCTATCGGGGACCTTATGAATATAGTGTCCCCGGTGAAGAATCTGATTGGATTCCGCAGGCACAACCTGAACATGAACCCGCTACAAGCGGAGACTGAGCAGTTGTAGGCACGGTTTTCAACCGTGCCTCTGTAAAATTCTGAAAACGCAGCATGGAAAATCACGCTAATTACAGTCCATGGCTACACAGAATGGCACGCCTCACCGCAGGCGCGACATTCTTGTTGATTGTCATTGGAGGGATTGTCACAAGCACAGATTCTGGATTGGCTGTCCCTGATTGGCCAACAACTTTCGGATACAATATGTTCCTCTATCCCTTATCCGAAATGGTAGGGGGCATTCTGTATGAGCATAGCCATCGACTCATGGGTTCCCTCGTTGGAATCTTGACAATCGGTCTCTTATTCTTGATATTGGCGAGAGATTCCCGAAAATGGCTGAAATGGCTTGGACTCGCCGCACTTATCGCTGTTATTGTACAGGGCGTGCTCGGTGGGCTTCGCGTTACACAGATCAATCGCAACTTCGCCATAGTGCATGCATGTCTCGCACAAGCATTTTTCGCACTGCTCTGTGGCATCGCTTGGTTCACCTCGCGTGAGTGGTGGAAAAATAAAACTGAAACCCCGGTTCGTAGGGGCGAGGTCGCCTCGCCCAGACTGCGAAGGCTCAGTCTGATTACGACATGCCTCATTTATATGCAGCTCATCTTTGGGGCGATTTTGCGACATACCGGCAGCAGACTTGACGCGCATCTCCTCTTTGCTTTCTTGGTGGCACTACATATCTTTTTGCTGGCAAGACGTTTGTTAGCAGTGGATAGTGAATCAGACGGAATTGGACAATCAACGCCATTATTATTACTTGGACTGCTTGTCGTCCAGTTAATGCTCGGCACCGGAGCATTTTTCGCGAAACTAACCGCATTCGGGGAAACATTCGCAGCAGCACTTACAGTCACAATTACCACTGCACACGTCGCAGTCGGCGCACTCATGT
This sequence is a window from Candidatus Poribacteria bacterium. Protein-coding genes within it:
- a CDS encoding cytochrome c, with protein sequence MKRPSLFTICLIILVGSWIFLKFVVGGLISVPIPGSVIAMYMGLIVIAILVHISVEDSLFREFRRPILETLVNDKRRLHRRVLVVLIPLLLLGYTYSIIAQRANPPGSPRDAHPSPPLELTYKDEVIGTMQDVVNPFRHYEKDDPEAFKAHVENGRRVYHQNCFYCHGDHLDGQGHFAAYLQPLPANFQDPGIIPNFQESFFFWRIAKGGPGLPAAGTPWDSAMPIWEDHLTKDEIWDVILFLSDYTGYQPRTFGEAH
- a CDS encoding c-type cytochrome, with the protein product MRIRTVALLLILFGTLAVFSFTYAQNAPEASEKGKAVYENSCAHCHGTEGRGDGSAAENLLPKPRDFTRGLYKIRSTETGELPTDQDLFDIITEGMPGSSMPGWETALSANDRWELVAYIKTFYDGFKEAEAPPKQINLSGKVPDSEQSVETGKALYTELGCIECHGNIGRGDGTSAPDLTDEWGFQSWPANLTQGWNFRGGADTEDIFKRFIGGLAGSAMPAFEGDSFPGFGLTAEESSRMIELDNKDEMTEAEEEESAQLYEKYDAAVDIALNLAEGTELSAEEKQIYDDAMKVVYEKSWHLANYVKSLMPEKRPEPAIGNNVLRSQYVQGELPEMDNAAWETLEARYFPLVGQIVIEPRQFNPTIDAVNVKSFYNDTEVVFLFTWDDRTHTTGDETDEATGKTLEDALAVQFPVKVPQGPTAPKPYFLWGGRLPVYLWHWKASAPEQVTELTAKGINNAKVQDAQGELQAQGTYTDGQYKLWVKRALKTDDKKDLQLDPGVFVPIAFSAWDGANGDVDTKRVMTSWYTFVLEPVPSSKRFIYPPLIALLSVGFLFGLRAFVQRRNSEEA
- a CDS encoding carboxypeptidase regulatory-like domain-containing protein, whose product is MKSYLLASLTVLLACCFVGNVFADHHGAGEMEMLVFPKDYKAMAVNNGGTISGVVKFEGDMPEKKALEITKDEKVCGADEKFDESLVVGEGNALKNTIVYLIDISEGKDFDKDAKVEIDQKGCKFTPHIQIVPIGTRLTMLNSDKIMHNVHIFSKINKPVNKAQPKARRKMPLKAVQKAEGPVEVKCDVHGWMSAWISYVPHPYFAVTNEKGEFTLEDVPAGDYKLGYWHEACGTNSKAPVAVTVEAGGTITQDFTLKMK
- a CDS encoding ABC transporter ATP-binding protein, translated to MADTKVSHTITTDSRLSTVSNSRIEVENLSHAYQRRQALDNISFDVSCGEIFGLLGPNGSGKTTLFRILSTLMPVTSGTVRILGHDLATEVKAIRSLLGVVFQHPGLDVKLTVVENLRHHGHLYGLAGRTLRSRISELLECFGVSDRSTERVELLSGGLQRRVEIAKALLHSPRVLLLDEPTSGLDVATRRQLNNYLGMLAQTENILVLLTTHLLDDAEACNRVGILDVGKLVAIGEPNELKNQVGGDVILIESRDNETLGTAIIERFGVSAVSTDNQLRVECKRGHEFARNVVAAFPNAIQSVRFGKPTLEDVFVKLTGNPFVERKDTEN
- a CDS encoding ABC transporter permease: MLPITTIWWREIIRFYRQRSRLFSAIAQPLVFWLLIGSGLSASFQPSGASDGPGYIEYFYPGIVVLVLLFTSIFATISVVNDRREGFLQGVLVAPVPRWRIVFAQALGGTTLALLQGLLLLLLAPTVGIRFGVISLLLSLGVMALLAFGLTNLGLLIAWRMDSTQGFHAIMNLLLIPIWLLSGAFFPSTGVPGWLAWTMKFNPLTYGLAAFRHSLYLDTTAKAFGEGPPWILSLLITGLFCVLTYIGATLTASAETN
- the coxB gene encoding cytochrome c oxidase subunit II translates to MLQWLPENVSTFGQGVDNLFHAIYWITLVVFILVMGTLIVFLIKYRHQEGKKADYIEGSTTLEIVWTVVTTLIVFILAMFSYPQWNNIKSPTQFPENPDVVVQVSGKQFNWDMTYPGPDNEFGTDDDLELENELHVPVNAVVHIRLTSIDVIHSFFVPQLRLKQDALPNRFINVWFEATQAGRYEIPCAELCGFGHSGMLGYLNVHTQADYDAWVQERWPQ
- a CDS encoding cbb3-type cytochrome c oxidase subunit I, which codes for MHDNEHASHDHEESFIRKYIFSLDHKTIGKQFLIYGLIMFFVGGGLALLFRWQLAYPDQPLPIIGASQQYLDEGEVVTGADRMWERIYESDKEEWLETNMPSGVITPEFYNMLFTMHATIMVFFVVVPILVGAFGNFLIPLMIGTRDMAFPILNMLSFWLAVLAAIVMAIGFFVPGGHAAAGWTGYAPLSADPQWTGVEWGQNLWAISLLIQGFSSLVGSINYITTIINMRAPGMTFFRMPLVIWSLFIVAILLLLAFPVLSSALALLIFDRLAGTTFFSATAEGGGDPLLWQHLFWFFGHPEVYILILPGMGIASELIPVFSRKPVFGYRSMVYAMIAIAFLGWIVWGHHMFQSGMRSEMGNFFMTTTMLIAVPSAIKTFNWLGTMFRGSIRFTTPMLHGIAFVSMFVIGGLSGIYMANTPVDIFIHDTYYIVAHIHYVVFGGSLFAIFGGIIFWFPKMYGRYMNDALSKIHFWLTFIAFNCTFFPMHILGVGGHMRRISNPQQYEFLMEPTTIKFLMWQFEFQGFIGMNIFITMSAFTLGFAQLILVFNYFWSMYKGKVAEQNPWQVNTLEWEAPTPVPHGNFGQIPTVYRGPYEYSVPGEESDWIPQAQPEHEPATSGD
- a CDS encoding COX15/CtaA family protein gives rise to the protein MENHANYSPWLHRMARLTAGATFLLIVIGGIVTSTDSGLAVPDWPTTFGYNMFLYPLSEMVGGILYEHSHRLMGSLVGILTIGLLFLILARDSRKWLKWLGLAALIAVIVQGVLGGLRVTQINRNFAIVHACLAQAFFALLCGIAWFTSREWWKNKTETPVRRGEVASPRLRRLSLITTCLIYMQLIFGAILRHTGSRLDAHLLFAFLVALHIFLLARRLLAVDSESDGIGQSTPLLLLGLLVVQLMLGTGAFFAKLTAFGETFAAALTVTITTAHVAVGALMLVSSFVLTLKIYRFTDASVTLETAASGTLVTE